One Trachemys scripta elegans isolate TJP31775 chromosome 4, CAS_Tse_1.0, whole genome shotgun sequence genomic region harbors:
- the C4H1orf116 gene encoding specifically androgen-regulated gene protein: MPKEDLWLGTAGQDSGSCDSMVSTNSSHSEFSDNSYDYLSVEEKECLMFLEETIDSLDTEADSGVSADEINYAERSKLPRTWPKRDVVPKNLDSRSPAESFGQRHELEQKGDKHGSLLSSSAPVGVTSSGYRSLPRSVNAGSAQTTIKVSVSKAADIPDGPTPTAQEPGKSSWKMPKKRGVEDKSNHQPSLSTQMKPSDLESIIICPPEPFQDSRSKGSGNGSEDELLPNNLEVKGKAEEAMGNEVASQHSAPENARLPLKEEKKHCEQGREGAPDLQGNQEKSPSKESSLDSNIKPGPPTAPKPRKLPPNIILKPSKISPAPLVDPHHNRKGPSPSSPKHKSNTSDSSVEKQERARWEALEKLGLLHDKGRESKVHVVRPPTAPKPNPVLIPRAGSRDNLNSDDGTDVPVNGKSDQQHAPGLNPAESAAPGLRQTIKSSTLERSGIGLSSKDQNTDSSSLGKTSVLKMAAPSVIRNNRTRPASLGTREDFIELTASKTDNEEPGKSDKRKSYPLLKFPRPTCVSVKITPKGATDENRREALKKLGLLKE; encoded by the exons ATGCCGAAAGAGGATTTGTGGCTAGGGACAGCTGGTCAAGATTCTGGCAGTTGTGACAGCATGGTCAGCACTAACTCAAGCCACTCTGAATTT agtGATAACAGCTATGACTACTTATCTGTGGAGGAAAAGGAATGTTTGATGTTCCTAGAAGAAACTATTGATTCTCTGGATACGGAAGCAGACAGTGGGGTTTCTGCTGATGAGATCAATTATGCTGAACGTTCTAAGCTCCCCAGGACATGGCCGAAGAGAGATGTTGTTCCAAAAA ATTTGGACAGTAGGTCTCCCGCTGAGAGTTTTGGTCAGCGACATGAATTAGAACAAAAGGGTGATAAACATGGATCTCTTCTCTCAAGTTCTGCTCCAGTGGGGGTTACAAGCTCAGGCTACCGCAGCCTTCCAAGGAGTGTCAATGCAGGAAGTGCACAAACAACCATCAAGGTTTCCGTCAGCAAAGCAGCTGACATCCCTGATGGTCCAACTCCAACAGCTCAAGAACCAGGGAAGTCTTCATGGAAGATGCCCAAGAAAAGGGGGGTTGAGGACAAGTCAAATCACCAGCCCAGCCTGAGTACTCAGATGAAGCCATCAGACTTGGAGTCTATAATTATCTGCCCCCCTGAACCCTTCCAGGATTCCAGAAGCAAGGGGTCTGGCAATGGCAGTGAAGATGAGCTACTACCTAATAATTTGGAGGTAAAGGGAAAAGCTGAGGAAGCAATGGGGAATGAAGTTGCATCACAGCATTCTGCCCCAGAGAATGCAAGGCTGCCactgaaagaggaaaagaaacattgtgagcagggaagagaaggagcCCCTGATCTTCAAGGCAACCAAGAGAAATCACCCTCAAAAGAATCTTCTCTGGATTCAAACATCAAGCCAGGGCCTCCCACAGCCCCAAAGCCAAGAAAACTGCCACCAAATATTATCCTGAAACCTAGCAAAATCAGCCCAGCACCACTCGTAGACCCCCATCACAATAGAAAAGGGCCTTCTCCATCTTCACCCAAGCACAAATCCAACACCAGTGACTCTTCTGTGGAAAAGCAGGAAAGGGCAAGGTGGGAGGCGTTGGAGAAGTTGGGACTCCTACATGATAAAGGAAGGGAATCTAAAGTCCATGTTGTCAGACCTCCTACTGCTCCCAAACCAAACCCTGTCCTCATTCCTAGGGCTGGTAGTAGGGATAACTTAAACAGTGATGATGGAACTGATGTTCCTGTGAATGGGAAATCTGACCAACAACATGCTCCAGGATTAAATCCAGCAGAGAGCGCTGCTCCTGGCTTGAGACAGACCATCAAATCCAGCACCTTGGAGCGTTCAGGCATAGGTCTGAGCAGCAAGGACCAGAACACGGACAGCAGCTCACTTGGCAAAACATCTGTCCTTAAGATGGCGGCTCCCAGTGTTATCAGGAATAACCGAACACGCCCAGCTTCCCTCGGCACAAGGGAAGACTTTATTGAACTCACAGCATCCAAAACTGATAACGAGGAGCCAGGGAAAAGTGACAAGCGCAAATCTTACCCGTTGCTGAAGTTTCCTCGGCCTACTTGTGTCAGTGTAAAAATCACCCCTAAAGGAGCTACAGATGAAAACCGGCGGGAGGCTCTGAAAAAACTTGGCCTACTGAAGGAATAA